TTCAGCTGAGGCGCGATACAGTACTTTTTCAATCGACATGGAACTCTCCTTACGTAGTCAGGGTGGGTAGCGAACGTTGCGTGTGGGCAAATTTCCAGGCGATCTAGCTCGCTTGAAATAAGGTTAGCGCAAAGGTAGTTAGTGCGCAATATAAAAACGCGCCGTTGGTCGGGCGGGTCAATTCATCAGTAATTCTAGCGGGGATGCGGGATCAGAGCGCTTTTTGCAGCCGGGTACGCAGTTGAGCCAAGGTTTCCCGCAACTCGACCAGGGCCTCAACCGGCTGGTCAGTGGCTTCAAGGATGCAGCGTGGAATATCCTGAGCCCGTTCGCGCAGGGCCTGGCCTTTTGCGGTAAGAAACAGTTCGACTACGCGTTCATCACGGCTGCTACGCACGCGTTTAAGCAAGCCTTCGGTTTCCAGACGCTTGAGTAGCGGGGTCAGGGAACCCGGATCGGTCAACAGCCGCGTGCTGATGGCGCCAACGGTAATGCCGTCTTTCTCCCACAATACCAGCATGGCCAGATACTGAGGGTAGGTAAGGCCCAGTTCCGCCAGCAGTGGTTTGTAGATCTTGGTCATCATCAGCGAAGTGGAATAGAGCGCGAAACAGAGTTGGTTATCCAGCTCCAGTTCGGCGCAGTTGGTTTGCTTTGGCATGTGCGCTCCGAATTCGAGAATATGTCGTGTAATTTAGCGCGCAAACTATAGGCTTGCCAGTCCTGCTTGATTCTCACCCTGCGAGCAAGAATCCTGAATCTTTTGTTTCAGAGCGCGGTTGGTCAGCTCGCGCTGAAACTGCAAATAAGGAGTATATTCGCGCTATCACGCGGCTCTCGCCGCCGGTTAGCAAGGAACTGTGGGCGAGTTGTGCGGACTAACGCCAATAGTGAGCTGGATACTGTGTGTGCGGGCAATCTGCGTCCCGCTGGGCCTTTTATGACTGGATCATCCTACTTCTGGACAGTCCGCAACATTGCAAGGAAATGCTGAATGAAGCTTGTTATTACCTCTGGACTGGGCGTTCTTTTGCTCTCTATGCTCTCTTGTGGGGTTATTGCCGAGGAGCAGTCCGTGCGCGACCGGGTTATTGCCAAGGCCGAGGCGTTGGCACAGAAACCCTATAAAGCGCCGCCGGCGATTCCGCGCTTTATGCGTGACCTGAGCTACGACCAATACCAGGGTATTCGTTTCAAGCCGGAGAACAGTCTGTGGCAAGACTCAGGAGCCGGTTTCAAAGCGATGCTGGTTCCGACAGGCCTTTTTTACACGCATCCAGTGGCGATCAATATCGTTGAAAACGACAAGATCAAACCGCTGGCGTTCAGCAAATCCAACTTTACCTACCCGACTACGGAAGTGGAGCAGCAGGTACCCGCCGATCTGGGCTATGCCGGCTTCAAGCTGACCTTTCCGTTAGCTGGAGAAGACATTCAGAATCAGTTTCTGGTGTTCGCCGGTGCCAGTTATTATCGAGCGGTCAGCCGAGACACGAATTTCGGTCTATCCGGCCGTGGTCTGGCACTCAACACCGGGCTGCCGGGAGGTGAGGAATTTCCTGCCTTTACCGAATACTGGCTGGAGACGCCCAAGCCGGGTGACAAGAGTTTCAGTTTTCATGCGCTACTGGATACCCGTAGCATGACCGGAGCCTATCGCTTCACGGTTACGCCCGGTGACGAGACCGAGCTCAAGGTCGAGTCAGTGGTGTTTCCCCGCAGCGAGGTTCAGTTGATGGGCGTGGCGCCCCTGACCAGCATGTTTTACTTCGGCCAGAACACCTTCAAGCCGCATGGCGAGTGGCGTCCGGAAGTACATGATTCCGATGGTCTGCTGATCCACAACGGTGGCTCGGAAGAGTGGCTGTGGCGGCCGCTGCTTAATCCCACTTCACTGACCATGGACTATTTTGCCACCGAGAATATCCGCGGTTTTGGCCTGATCCAGCGGGACAACGAGTTCACGCATTATATGGACAAGGAGGCGCGCTACGATACGCGTCCAAGTGCCTGGATCAAGCCCGAGGGTGATTGGGGCAAAGGTGATGTGGTTCTGGTGCAGTTGCCCACGCCGAATGAGACCAACGACAACATAGTTGCCTTCTGGCGTCCCCAGGCCGCCGTGACGCCGGGTGAACCCCAGTACTTTTCCTACAGCGCCATTTATGGTGATCAGCATGTCGCCAAAGAGCCGTTGGCACGCAGCATGGACACCTATGTCGGCGATGGTAACCGCGTGGGGGGTGGCTACCAGGAAGGGGCCGTCAGGGTGATTGTCGATTTCGCCGGCGGGCCGCTGGATGAACTGGCTGCCGATGCGCCAGTGGTGGCCTCGGTCACTGGACTGGAGGAGGGCGAGGTGTTGGGCCATTACGTTGAATATATCGAGCCACTCGAACGCTGGAGATTGTCCATACTTGTCCGGCCCGCCACCGACAAGTCGCTCGCGCTGCGTGGGTATCTGCAACTGGAAGACACGCCGCTGACCGAAACCTGGACTTATCAATTGCCCAGTGACACCGGCGTCCTGAGTCCGCAGAAGTGATGATGCGCACGCCACAAAGCCAACTGGCATTGCAGCGTGTTCTCGATTACCTGCGATTGGCAGGGGTAGAGCTGACACCAGAGGTAGAGCAACGCGCATTGCTCCTGGTATCGGCGGCACTGGAGCACGCACCTGAGGATCTGTTGGCCGAGTGCATGCGGCGCCTGCCCGAGGTTTTCCTGCTGCCTGGATACAAGTCACTGCTGCAGGCGCCGGAGATTCACCGCGGTAGCCTCGGCTATGGTGCCTACTGATGGCCACGCCTGCTCATCGGGTCCAGGCCAGCCTGCCTCCTGCCCTTGCTGATACGGGGAAAATAGCATGGCGCCGCGCTGCGTATGCACGCCGCGCCCTGTTGTTGCTGGCTGTGTTGCTGCAGACGGCAACCGCCACCTATTTCATGCTCTCGGTTCTACCTTACAACGGCGGCAACTGGATTGAGGTGGGGATGGCCGCGCTGTTCGCCATCCTGTTCTGTTGGATTTCCGTGGGGTTCTGGATCGGCGTGTTTGGCTATCTGATCAGACATACCGGCGGCGATCCGCACTCGCTGATGCGTCAGCAGGATGCCGCAACGCTGGCGGCCACACCCATGGCGCGCACCGCGATTATCATGCCTATTTACAATGAGCAGATAGGCGAATGCCTGGGTCGGCTCAAGGCGGTTTACCTTAGCCTGCAGGCCACCGGGCAGCTCGAGCACTTTGATTTCTATATCCTCTCCGATACGCGCGAAGCGGATATCTGGCTCGACGAGCAGGCCGCCTGGGCATCGCTAGCGCGCGAGCTGGGCGCGGAGCGGCGCTTGTATTACCGGCGCCGGCCGCTCAACCAGAATTACAAGAGCGGCAATGTGGGTGATTTCCTGCGCCGCTGGGGCAAGGATTACCCCTATATGGTGGTACTGGACGCCGACAGTTTGATGAGTGGCACCGCGCTGGTCATGATGGTTCAGCTGATGCAGCGCCACCCCAGAGTTGGCATTCTGCAAAGTAGCCCGAGCCTGCTGAACGGTCAGTCGGTATTTGCCCGGGTGCAGCAGTTTTCCAACCAGTTATATGGACCATTGTTTACCACCGGGTTGGCGGCGTTTCAGCTCGGCGAGGCGGCGTTCTGGGGGCACAATGCCATTTTGCGTACCCAGCCGTTCATGCGCTATTGCGGCCTGCGCAAGCTCCCCGGGTGGGGGCTTTTCCGCGGGCCGATCCTTAGCCACGACTTCGTTGAAGCGGCTTATATTGGCCGCGCCGGTCATGAGGTCTGGCTGGAGCCCGAACTGCCGCACAGTTATGAAGAGTCGCCCCCGACGCTGGTTGAAGAGCTGACCCGAGACAAACGCTGGGCCAAAGGTAACCTGCAGCACCTGTGGTTGATGCTGCGCAGCCGGCGACTAAAGCTGGCGCACCGCATGGCGTTTCTCAACGGCATCATGTCGTATGCAGCATCACCCTTGTGGCTGGCGTTTTTAATACTGGCGACGATTGCCGCGGCGCGGATGGTCATCTGGCCGATCGACTATTTTCCAGATCCTTACCAGTTACATCCGGTATGGCCAGAGTGGGAGCCCTTGCGTGCGCTGGCGCTGATCCTGGTGACCTTTTCGCTGCTGTTTATTCCCAAGTTTCTTGCCGTCTTCGATACGATTTCTCATGAGCGCTCGCGCTCCTTCGGCGGCTTGCTGCGCTTGCCTGTGAGCATGCTTTTGGAAATGCTGATTTCCGCCTTGCTTGCGCCTATCCGCATGCTTTCGCATAGCCGTTTTGTACTGGAAGCGTTATTTAATGTGCAATTGAAATGGGCCGGGCAGAATCGCAGTGGTGAGAGCGGCTGGTTGGAAGCGATCATCAACCAGGCGTTTGGCACGCTGCTGGCGCTCAGCTGGATAGCCTTCGCCTACTGGATCGATCCGATGTTCTTTCTCTGGTCTTTGCCGGTCGCCATCCCGCTGATATTTGCTGCGCCGGTATTCGTCATCTTGAGCCGGACTCAGGCTGGGCAGAGGCTCAGGCGCTGGGGCCTGCTGACGATTCCGGAAGAGGTCAACGGATCGCAGTTGCTGCACGACGTCAATCATAATCCCATCCAGCATCGGCCGCATGGCAAGCTCTCGGCGTTTGAAACAGCGATTATTGACCCTCGTCTTAATGCGCTGCATAGAGCTCAAGCTCGTCACCTGGCTGGCGACTTGCGGCGTCAGCGTTTGCAGGTGTTGGCTGAGCAGTGCTGGGCCGAGGGCGCGCAATCCCTGAGTGTTAGCGAGCGCAGTCTGTTGGCTAAAGATGCGCCTTCGCTGGCTTGGTTGCACCGGCAGGTGTGGCAGGCTTCAGCGGACTCACATTGGGGGCGCTTGCTGCGTCGGGCGTGACCGCCACCGCCCCACTACGGAACTATCGGGCCTTCAATTACTCCATTTTACTGTGCATTTCAGAGGGGAGCGTCGGTAATCTTGCCGACATTCCATCAGTAAAAAGGAGAGTTACATGCGAAAAATTCCATTGATTCCGGCGTGTCTTGCGCTGGCTTGCAGCTTGGCTGCCGGAACGGTATTGGCGCAGGAAACCGGTTCCATGGGCGAGGACAGAACTCAGACCACCGGGCCCACTGGTACCCCAGGTACTACCGGGCAGGGCGGCAGCGCCGACCCTACCGGTGAGAATCTTGAACCCAGCCATGTGACGGGTATACCCGCCGAGCGTTTTGTCAACGAAGCGTCCGCGAAGAGTTATGCGCTGATCGAAATGAGCGAAGCGGCGCTGGAGCAGGGTACGGCGGAAGTGCAGCAATTTGCTCAGCGGGTTATTGACCAGCAGCGGGTAATCAATCAGCAACTGCGGTCCCTGGCCGAGGCTGATGAGCTGGATATCGCCGAAGACGCCAACCTGATTGATCAGGGTAGAACAATGGTATTACAGCTGCGCGACGGCGAATCTTTCGACCAGGCGTATGCCGACAACCTGGCAGGTATTGCCCGTGAGTTGGCCGACCTTTTCGAAAGCGCACAAGCTTCGAATCATGGTGAATTGAGCGAGTACGCAAAAGCCACGCTGCCTCAGCTACAATCCCAGCGTGATGCGGCGGTACAGATGGCGGCAGCAGACGCTGAGTAAGTGCAACTCTAAGCCGCCAACCGTGCGAACTCGACAACGTGTTAAAACAAGAGATGTTTATGAAATCCATACTGCAGTGTTTTTGTCTGTCGTCCGCGGTGTTGTTGCTGGCAGCCTGTGAAACTACCAAGCCTGGGCCAGCGCAGCTGACCTACACTCAGGTATATGCCAACACCGGCGCCGTACAGTGTGAAGGGGGCGGCGCCAGCGTTCCGGATATGGCGCAGCAAATGCGTGACGAAGGAATAAATGTAGAGATGGCGTCGTGCGGCGATGATGGCCTGGCCCGCACCGCCGTATGTGGTGCCCCCGACGGTAGTATCGGCGTGTTCGTGATACCCGAGGCGGATTACCAGGAAGCACTGCAGTTAGGTTACGAGTCCTTTGAGCGCCTGCCTGATGCCAACGTGCATCCCTGTAAAGAGCAGCTTGAAAAAGAGGTAGGCCGTCCGGACCCCGCCGCCCCAAACTAATTTTCAACATCACCATTATTAATACAATCCAGGCCCCCGTCTTCTGCAAAGGAATCGGGGGTTTTTTACGTATGGTATGCGCCTGAGCAGGTTGTGGCCTATCGCCGCAACCGAAGAAACACTTGCAATCTGCGCTGAACGAATTTAGCTTCTTATTCAGAAGTTAAATGCCCAGTCTTGTACCGGGCATCAACACCCACAAGAGGCTATTGATTGTGAAAACGCGCATAACAGAATTGTTCGGCATTCAGCACCCGATTATCCAGGGCGGCATGCACTATGTTGGTTTTGCCGAGCTGGCAGCCGCGGTATCCAACGCGGGCGGGCTGGGGACCATTACCGGTCTGACGCAAAAAACCGCAGCGGACCTGGCTAACGAAATCGCCCGATGCCGGGATATGACCGACAAGCCTTTCGCAGTCAACCTGACTTTTCTGCCCACCGTCAGTTCGCCTGATTACCCAGGCTACATCAAAGCCATCATCGAAGGTGGGGTCAAGATCGTCGAAACCGCTGGTCGTAGCCCAGAGCAATACATGCCGTACCTGAAAGATGCAGGTATCAAGGTGATTCACAAGTGCACCTCGGTACGTCATTCGCTGAAGGCCCAGTCCATCGGTTGTGACGCGGTATCCGTTGACGGATTCGAGTGTGGTGGGCACCCGGGCGAAGATGATATTCCCAACATGATTCTGCTGCCGCGTGCTGCCGATGAGCTGGAGATTCCGTTCGTCGCTTCCGGTGGTATGGCCGATGCTCGTTCACTGGTGGCCGCAATGGCTTTGGGCGCAGAAGGCATGAATATGGGTACGCGGTTTATTGCCACCCAGGAAGCGCCAGTCCACGAGAACGTCAAGAAGGCAATCGTTGCTGCCTCAGAGCTGGACACCCGCCTGGTCATGCGTCCGCTGCGCAATACCGAACGCGTGCTGAACAACGCAGCCGTTGAGCGGATCATGGAGAAAGAGCAGCGCCTGGGCAAGGATCTGCAGTTCTCCGATATCGTTGATGAGGTGGCAGGGGTTTATCCGCGCATCATGAAGGAAGGCGATATGGAAATTGGCGCCTGGTCCTGCGGTATGGTCGCTGGCCTGATCAACGACATCCCCACCTGCCAGGATTTGATCGAGCGGATCATGCGCGAAGCTGACCAGCTGATTCGTCAGCGTCTCAACGCCATGCTCTGATGACCGCGGCTCTGCCTGCCAAGGGCAGAGCCGTTTTGCTGTGAGGTTGCCATGTTGCGCGCTACGCCACACCACGACGACTGCAGTGTCACCAAAGCCCTGGATATCATCGGCGATTGGTGGGCATTGTTGATCCTGCGCAATGCGTTTCACGGTATGCGTACGTTTGACGCTTTGCAGAAGCAGCTGGGTATTTCCACCAGCGTGCTGAGCAGTCGGTTGAAAACCATGACCGAAGCCGGCGTGCTGAAAAAGGTCCCGGCAACCGGTGATGGGCGCTCTTTTGAGTACCGTCTAACGCCATCGGGGCACGATCTTTACCCGGTGCTTGTAGCTTTGATGCAGTGGGGCGAGAAATGGCGGCCGAATGAGAAAGGCCAGCGCTTGCTGTTGATCGAAAAGGCGACAGGGTTGCCCGTGCAGGGGGTAGAGGTGTTATCGGCTGCCGGTTTGCCGCTTAAACCCTGGGATGTGTTGCCGGTAGCGGGGCCAGGTGCCGATGAGCGAGTCCGCGAGTTGATTGGTTCCGCCGGATAGGTTCGAGCGGATAGGTTCAGCCGGACAGGCTCGGCCGGACAGGCTCGGCCGGATAGAAAACGCTGAATCGGGACGTTCCAGTTATTTCGTTGTCATAGCGATGACTTGAGTGCGCAAGTATTTTTACCTGAGCGAAATTCCTCCGACAGCGGACTGCAATGAGCGAAGATGAAGATCACCCACAGAATCTCCAGCAACTGTTCGATTGTATAGATCAGGCGGCGGAGGAAGATGGCCGGGTATCCTGGTCGGCGATTATGGATGAAGTAGGGCGGCGCTCCTTTGGTCCGCTATTATTACTTGGCGGACTGACAGTGCTGGCGCCGATCATTGGCGATCTGCCGGGCGTACCCACCCTGATCGGTATGGTGGTGCTGCTGATTGCGGTGCAGTTGCTGATCGGGCGGCATAATTTCTGGTTGCCGGGCTTTATGCTCAACCGTTCGGTATCCAAGGATAAACTCCACAAGGCTCTGACCTGGCTGAAGAAGCCCGCGGGCTTTATCGACAAGTTGCTGCGGCCAAGGTTGTCGAGGCTGACCAGCGGACCCATGGTGCGAGTTATCGCGGTCGTCTGCCTGGGCATTTCCCTGGCAATGCCGGTGATGGAGTTTGTGCCTTTCAGTGCCAATCTTGCCGGCATTGCCCTTACTGCTTTCGGCCTTGCCTTGATTGCGCGTGATGGTCTGCTGGCCTTGATCGCGCTGGTTTTTACCGGGCTGATGATGGGCGTGGTGGTTTATAACCTGGTGTAGCTGGCCAGTGGACGTCTTTGCAGTTACCGTTTGCCACTCTGCCATCTGAATAACGGAAAAGACCTATGTACGAATGGCTGGACACCCTGCCTGCCAGCGTTGTGATTTCCGACTCTGTCGTCCGCCTGCTGTTGAGCACGGCGATTCTGATGGTCGTGACCCTGGTACTGCGTGCGCTGGTGTCGCGGCTTATTCGTCAGAAGGTCAACTCGGTTGAGCTGCGCCGCAAGTGGTTGGTCAATTCTCGGAACGGCTTCCTGCTGTTGATGCTGCTTGGCCTGGTGATGATCTGGGGCGAGGAATTGCGCACGCTGGCATTGTCGATCGTCGCGATTGCCGTGGCCTTTGTGGTCGCGACCAAGGAACTGATCCTCTGCGTTATCGGCTCGATCATCAAGACCGGCTCGCGGTCGTTCAATCTGGGTGATCGCATCCAGGTGAAGGACTTTCGCGGTGATGTGATAGACCAGAGCCTGCTGACCACCACCATCCTTGAAGTCGGGCCCGGCAAGCACGTACACCAGCGCTCAGGCCGAGTGGTGGTGATCCCCAACGCCCTGTTTGTTTCCGAACCGGTCATCAACGAAAGCTTTACCCACGAATATGACTTCCACGTGTTCACCGTGCCGTTCAAACGCAGGGACGATTGGCGCGCAGCCCAGGCGGCGTTTCTGGAGTCGGCCAATCGCCACTGTGCCCCCTATCTCGAAGCGGTGCGCCAGTACATGACGCGCATTGGTCGTAATCGCGGCCTGGAAACGCCGTCGGTCAACCCTCGGGTAACCATTCAAACACCGGTGTCGGACGAGATCCATCTGGTCATTCGCTTTCCGACCAAAGCCGGGCAGCGCGGTTATATGGAGCAAACGATTCTGACAGAGGTATTCGCGAATAACGATTTTCTTGCCGCGCATCCCGAGCCCGCCACAGAAGCCTCTGCGCCTACTGAAACGTCGCTCAGCTAAAGCTGCTCCGACCCCGCTGCCGGATGCGCCGGTATTGTTTGCGCAGCCATTTGGCCAATGCGATTATCAGGTCTGTGGGCGGCATCGCCGGCATGTAAAAATCATGCAGGGGCGGTTGGGTAGGAATTTTACTTTTTCTGGTCTGGTTTTCGGTTTTGGCTTTCATCTCATCGGTCTCCTTGAGTGAACAGGCGACCAGACTCGCGCGATGATGTTGTTCAATCCAGCGAATTAAAATAACATGCCTGTTCAATTTTATTGAACAGGGTGTCATGACCAATACCAATAACCCCCTAGCAGCACTGCCTCTTCTCGAGCTGGATGTATTGCGCAGCTTTATCGCCATAGCCGAGACCGGCAGCTTTACTCGTGCGGCAGTTCAGGTGCATCGGACTCCCTCAGCCATCAGCATGCAGATCAAGCGATTGGAAGAGATGCTCGGGTACAGTCTGTTGCTCCGCGAACCGAAACGCGCGAGCGTAACGACGGAAGGCGAAATGTTATTGGGCTTTGCCCGGCGCATGCTGGCCCTCAACGAAGAAGCCCTGAGCCGTTTCTACAGTCCGGCGCTGACCGGTTATGTGCGGTTGGGAACCTCTGACGATGTTGGCACGCGCATATTGCCAGCGGTATTGAGTAGCTTCGCTCGCGCTTATCCGGGCGTGCAGGTAGACGTGGTGGTAGGCCGCAGCACCGATATGCTCGCGCAGGTGGATAGCGCAGAGCTGGATCTGGCGTTGGTCACCTCCGGGAGCCACGTGCCCCGCGGCGAGGTGGTGTATACGGAGCAACTGGTATGGGCGGAATGTGCAGGCGGTCGGGCTTCGGCTCGCCGACCTTTGCCATTATCGCTGGCGGGACCGGGTTGCGTGTGGCGGGAGGTTGCATTGGCGGCACTTGATCGCGCTGGCATTGATTATCGCATCGCTTACATCAGTGAGCATTGCACCGGTCAGCGAGCGGCCATGCTGGCCGACCTGGCGATAGCGCCTTTCCCTCGCGGTCTGGTGCAAAAGCCGTTGAAAATGGTTGAGGCTGAAGCCGACCTGCCCTCATTGGGGAGCTATCAGATCATGCTGTTGCAAGGCAGCAACCGTGGGCCGCTGATTGATGCCCTGCGCAGTTATGTGGTGCAGACGTTTGAAACGCTTTGAGTCCGGCCCGCCTCGGCCTGCCCCGACGCGGATGCGGCGGGGCAGGTTATTCAGCGCAGGCTGATAACGCGATCCAGGGACAACCGACCTGCACCGCTGATCAGCAGCGATACTGAAATGGCCAGCAGCGCCAACGCGAATTCGTAGCCGTTATTACTCATGAACAGGCCGTTGGCCAGATGTACAGTAACGATGGCCACCAGCATGGTCAGCGCCAGCACCGCAGCGGCAGGGCGCACTAATAAACCCAGCAGCAGCGCCAGTCCGCCGAGAAACTCGGCACCGCCCGCGCCGAGGGCCATAAGATACCCAGGTGCCAACCCTATCGACTCCATCCACTGACCGGTGCCTTCCAGGCCATAACCGCCGAACCAGCCAAACAGCTTCTGAGCGCCATGGGCGATAAAAATGATACCGGCGGGAAT
This genomic stretch from Halopseudomonas pelagia harbors:
- a CDS encoding mechanosensitive ion channel domain-containing protein; translated protein: MYEWLDTLPASVVISDSVVRLLLSTAILMVVTLVLRALVSRLIRQKVNSVELRRKWLVNSRNGFLLLMLLGLVMIWGEELRTLALSIVAIAVAFVVATKELILCVIGSIIKTGSRSFNLGDRIQVKDFRGDVIDQSLLTTTILEVGPGKHVHQRSGRVVVIPNALFVSEPVINESFTHEYDFHVFTVPFKRRDDWRAAQAAFLESANRHCAPYLEAVRQYMTRIGRNRGLETPSVNPRVTIQTPVSDEIHLVIRFPTKAGQRGYMEQTILTEVFANNDFLAAHPEPATEASAPTETSLS
- a CDS encoding winged helix-turn-helix transcriptional regulator, with the protein product MLRATPHHDDCSVTKALDIIGDWWALLILRNAFHGMRTFDALQKQLGISTSVLSSRLKTMTEAGVLKKVPATGDGRSFEYRLTPSGHDLYPVLVALMQWGEKWRPNEKGQRLLLIEKATGLPVQGVEVLSAAGLPLKPWDVLPVAGPGADERVRELIGSAG
- the mdoH gene encoding glucans biosynthesis glucosyltransferase MdoH; translation: MATPAHRVQASLPPALADTGKIAWRRAAYARRALLLLAVLLQTATATYFMLSVLPYNGGNWIEVGMAALFAILFCWISVGFWIGVFGYLIRHTGGDPHSLMRQQDAATLAATPMARTAIIMPIYNEQIGECLGRLKAVYLSLQATGQLEHFDFYILSDTREADIWLDEQAAWASLARELGAERRLYYRRRPLNQNYKSGNVGDFLRRWGKDYPYMVVLDADSLMSGTALVMMVQLMQRHPRVGILQSSPSLLNGQSVFARVQQFSNQLYGPLFTTGLAAFQLGEAAFWGHNAILRTQPFMRYCGLRKLPGWGLFRGPILSHDFVEAAYIGRAGHEVWLEPELPHSYEESPPTLVEELTRDKRWAKGNLQHLWLMLRSRRLKLAHRMAFLNGIMSYAASPLWLAFLILATIAAARMVIWPIDYFPDPYQLHPVWPEWEPLRALALILVTFSLLFIPKFLAVFDTISHERSRSFGGLLRLPVSMLLEMLISALLAPIRMLSHSRFVLEALFNVQLKWAGQNRSGESGWLEAIINQAFGTLLALSWIAFAYWIDPMFFLWSLPVAIPLIFAAPVFVILSRTQAGQRLRRWGLLTIPEEVNGSQLLHDVNHNPIQHRPHGKLSAFETAIIDPRLNALHRAQARHLAGDLRRQRLQVLAEQCWAEGAQSLSVSERSLLAKDAPSLAWLHRQVWQASADSHWGRLLRRA
- a CDS encoding exopolysaccharide biosynthesis protein; protein product: MSEDEDHPQNLQQLFDCIDQAAEEDGRVSWSAIMDEVGRRSFGPLLLLGGLTVLAPIIGDLPGVPTLIGMVVLLIAVQLLIGRHNFWLPGFMLNRSVSKDKLHKALTWLKKPAGFIDKLLRPRLSRLTSGPMVRVIAVVCLGISLAMPVMEFVPFSANLAGIALTAFGLALIARDGLLALIALVFTGLMMGVVVYNLV
- a CDS encoding DoxX family protein; its protein translation is MNSSFITRATHTNAGFAPLALRIPAGIIFIAHGAQKLFGWFGGYGLEGTGQWMESIGLAPGYLMALGAGGAEFLGGLALLLGLLVRPAAAVLALTMLVAIVTVHLANGLFMSNNGYEFALALLAISVSLLISGAGRLSLDRVISLR
- a CDS encoding glucan biosynthesis protein encodes the protein MKLVITSGLGVLLLSMLSCGVIAEEQSVRDRVIAKAEALAQKPYKAPPAIPRFMRDLSYDQYQGIRFKPENSLWQDSGAGFKAMLVPTGLFYTHPVAINIVENDKIKPLAFSKSNFTYPTTEVEQQVPADLGYAGFKLTFPLAGEDIQNQFLVFAGASYYRAVSRDTNFGLSGRGLALNTGLPGGEEFPAFTEYWLETPKPGDKSFSFHALLDTRSMTGAYRFTVTPGDETELKVESVVFPRSEVQLMGVAPLTSMFYFGQNTFKPHGEWRPEVHDSDGLLIHNGGSEEWLWRPLLNPTSLTMDYFATENIRGFGLIQRDNEFTHYMDKEARYDTRPSAWIKPEGDWGKGDVVLVQLPTPNETNDNIVAFWRPQAAVTPGEPQYFSYSAIYGDQHVAKEPLARSMDTYVGDGNRVGGGYQEGAVRVIVDFAGGPLDELAADAPVVASVTGLEEGEVLGHYVEYIEPLERWRLSILVRPATDKSLALRGYLQLEDTPLTETWTYQLPSDTGVLSPQK
- a CDS encoding MarR family winged helix-turn-helix transcriptional regulator; amino-acid sequence: MPKQTNCAELELDNQLCFALYSTSLMMTKIYKPLLAELGLTYPQYLAMLVLWEKDGITVGAISTRLLTDPGSLTPLLKRLETEGLLKRVRSSRDERVVELFLTAKGQALRERAQDIPRCILEATDQPVEALVELRETLAQLRTRLQKAL
- a CDS encoding DUF4142 domain-containing protein, which produces MRKIPLIPACLALACSLAAGTVLAQETGSMGEDRTQTTGPTGTPGTTGQGGSADPTGENLEPSHVTGIPAERFVNEASAKSYALIEMSEAALEQGTAEVQQFAQRVIDQQRVINQQLRSLAEADELDIAEDANLIDQGRTMVLQLRDGESFDQAYADNLAGIARELADLFESAQASNHGELSEYAKATLPQLQSQRDAAVQMAAADAE
- a CDS encoding NAD(P)H-dependent flavin oxidoreductase, which produces MKTRITELFGIQHPIIQGGMHYVGFAELAAAVSNAGGLGTITGLTQKTAADLANEIARCRDMTDKPFAVNLTFLPTVSSPDYPGYIKAIIEGGVKIVETAGRSPEQYMPYLKDAGIKVIHKCTSVRHSLKAQSIGCDAVSVDGFECGGHPGEDDIPNMILLPRAADELEIPFVASGGMADARSLVAAMALGAEGMNMGTRFIATQEAPVHENVKKAIVAASELDTRLVMRPLRNTERVLNNAAVERIMEKEQRLGKDLQFSDIVDEVAGVYPRIMKEGDMEIGAWSCGMVAGLINDIPTCQDLIERIMREADQLIRQRLNAML
- a CDS encoding LysR substrate-binding domain-containing protein, encoding MTNTNNPLAALPLLELDVLRSFIAIAETGSFTRAAVQVHRTPSAISMQIKRLEEMLGYSLLLREPKRASVTTEGEMLLGFARRMLALNEEALSRFYSPALTGYVRLGTSDDVGTRILPAVLSSFARAYPGVQVDVVVGRSTDMLAQVDSAELDLALVTSGSHVPRGEVVYTEQLVWAECAGGRASARRPLPLSLAGPGCVWREVALAALDRAGIDYRIAYISEHCTGQRAAMLADLAIAPFPRGLVQKPLKMVEAEADLPSLGSYQIMLLQGSNRGPLIDALRSYVVQTFETL